The window ttgcatataTTAACTATAATTCCTTCGAGCTTTAAATTTTTAAGACACTGAAGCCACTATATAAACTCAACTTCACTAGCTAcatctttatttttcctttttaacagGTTCCTAATTCtgtcctttaatttttttacacCTCTCCTCTTGTGAAGTATCAGAAAGCCCCTCAAAAGAATGCTATCCAGAAACCCGTTAATAATTTGTAATTGAGCGAGGGAAACAAAGACCTTTATGAGGGGGTTTTTTCAGatgttttcctaattttttgGAGACAAAAGTCGGGGCAAGTTTACACACAGAAGGAACAAATATGCCCGGAGTAATTTCCTATATGATATGAGCATGTCAGTTTACTGATGCCAGGAAAGCAAATCAGGCAGGTAGTGTGTGAAGGGATCTAGCTGAAATTGGTGCATGTTGGTTAAGACTGCCATTTAATACTAAAGGGAGACAATACTCAGATTTCCCGTTGTGGATAATCATACAGCATAGCTAAACATGGAGACACTGACAATCTAAATTACTATGAACTTATGGGCACTCTGGCCTCTTGTGGATTTCTTTAGAGAAGGGGTTTCACTCTATTCTCTTATTTGTCATATAAGAGGGAAGATCTATAACTTATAAAGGTAATTGTAGAAGAGGTGTTTCCTCTGGAGACCAGAGACCTGAAGAAATATTGAAGGTTAACCTTCAATTTCTAAATTAATCATGCACCTAAGTAATGATTTGCTAAGCCCCAACTTAAATATCCAGTATCAAAATATAGGCGTGTATATTTGAGTGTAATTCCTGGATAATCAGTCTTTTTGATGAGATTTACTTTAAATTCATCAAGGAACATACAAATCCAGCGATGTCCATTGAATGTACAACCAACTCTATGAAGACTATGGCCACCTTGTATCATGCTCTTGATTCATCAGTACATTTGCTTCATGGaggtttttcaaaaagtaaGCCAGCAGGATAAGCCTACTGGGGTTTTATATCAAAAGCATAATTATGGACATAACTTCGGTTATGCCCTTCTGTGTAAGGATGTCTCCTTGATGCAGTATCTAGGAACCAATAGCAATGACAGGAGAATAAGAATAGCTTGCAGTTTCAGGAATTTCAGAATTCCTAGTTTCTCTTATCACTGCAATTATGGATTGTAAGGATTTATGAAACCTAATTACTCAAGGTTTCTAAAAAGTAAAAACCCATCACCCCTAATCTCACAAGGATGTCCTCTTATGTTCAAGAAGAGTATTTGTTTTCCAGTTTTTTTTGTACCTCAAACTACCAAGGATCTTATGAGTATAATAGGATGTAAAAAAAGCTTTTGAGAAATCTATTATACTACCAGCACCAAatgaaaccagaaaaaaaacatgaggtttttttctttccttcgaAATAGTCAAGTCATCACTATTTGAAGGATTTCAATTGTTTTTCCCCCTTACCTTGTCAAAGATTGGATACTCAGCTTTGAAGCGAGTGCAAGCGAACTCCATGATCTGATCATTAGTACCTGGTTCTTGCCCACCAAACTGATTGCATGGAAATGCCAGTATCTCTAGGCCTGCACCAAGAACATATAAAGTAATTCCCTAGTGGTTTATATCACAAACGTTACTGAAAGATGGTTGATTCTTCGAAATTAAGAGAACAAACATCTAATGAAGTTGCTCTTCTGTGAAAAAGAGCTCAAATCAACTCATTTTATTcacttcccccacccccacctcctcctcctcctgtcTAATAGTAATTATTAAAGATCCATCTGTATGGTCTCCCTGTGTTTGTGTGCGTGTGCCAAGATATAAGAACCAAAATCTGACCTTTGTCCTTGTACTTCTCATACACCTGACTCAGCTCCGTGTAGTTCGAATTAGTCAAACCACTACAGCAACCAATTAAAGAGAAATAAGTGATATAGAACAATAATTTAGTAGCACGGGTATTGAGTGTGACCATCAAGTAAAACTAATTACACAAATCCAGTGATCATTGAAAACCATGCTCTAAACTTTGGATGTCATTaaacaaagaaaaccaaaattaaGGCCACAAGTAGAAAAGAActgcaaaagaaacaaaagagaaaacaaagaaaatataatCTACCATTGGGAAGCAACATTAACAATCAACAGAACCTTTCCCTTATAAATGCTAAGATCCACATCATTTCCCCTAGCATCCTGCAAGCAAAAGCAAACCCAATAGACATATCACATGAATCAATCTCCAATTAATAACAATATCCCTTGTTATCTAATTCCCTAGCTTCAGCCAAAGGTGAAACTTTTCAAGGCCATCCAAAAAGGCGAAAATCTAAATTCTATGAAAAAAAGAAACCGAATTCAATTAACAGTTCTCACTATTTGGGTTAAACACAGAGTGTAAGACCACAAAGCCCATAATTTTACAATCGAATAACAGGAAAAagaggggggcgggggggggggggggagcataAAGGATTAGTGATGACTCAGAAACCTATATGTTAAGTATTCAGACAAACCTCACTACttccccttcaaaaaaaaaacgaagatgATTCCAGGAAAGATCACACCATTAAATGCATAGCAGAacagaacaatatcaaataaacccactaaaaaaaaatcttttttttttccccttttaagaTAGCCAAAAACCATCGGAAGAAGCTGATCTCACAGTGTAAAAGTACGACAGAGACGCAATACAGATAGAAGTGACTACCTTGACGGTGAACTCATGCACGGATTTGTAGTTCTTGATCGATTGGCTAGCCATGGTAGAAGAAACTGATCTCACAGCATAAAACGAAGGTTATAGTGAGGGtaaaggtgaagaagaagatcctGTTTTGAAGGACAGCAAAACCGGAAGGAAAGGAAGATAAATACTGTCCAAAGACGATAAAATTGGTCGCTGGTCAATGACAAGAGAATCGTTTCACATATGAAGTGCAGATATGTCAACCTTCTCCAATTGAAAATTATAAACGCTCCATGAAGTCAGACACTTAACGTAACAGATAACCTCGCTTCActtggatttggctcctgtcctgcagtggcgggagctggagcgtccagcaccACCTCAGATTTGGACATCTGGCATGTAATTAATCCAACGGTCAAAAAAGAATGGACATACTGTAATCTACTTTCATCTCTCACCCTCTCGTTCTGCCAAAACCCGACCCGAACATTTGACACCATTTGCAAACTTGAAACCTATAGACTCTGGTTTTTAGGTTTCTCTCGACTCTTCCCTCTCCATCTTCCCTGGAGGAAGGAAGTTCAAACCCACGGCGAACGGTGAGGGCGACCGATTGGCAACCTATACTGTTTGTATGTAAACTCAGACACATGAGTCACATAACCTTGTGGCGTTCTTGAATGGCTTCCACATTTGCTTTCTTGAGTTCTAGAGGTTCGATTTGGTGGTGGTTTTGCTAGAAGTGAAAATCAGAGAAGGTTTCAACTTTTGGTGGACCATTGAAGATAGAGCTTCTCTGAATGCAGAACAGAATACCTAGAAGGAGGAACAACGATCTTTTCTTTAGATCAGGAAGCAACCATCTCTTATAACTCATCTTTCCAAAACCCTTATTAACCCTATGTCATGTAATTAAATCCTCAATGTCAACTTTTCCACTCTAATACATTCTTATGTAAACCAAAAGTACAGCAGGAAACAAAATCagtattgcagaggatttttatccttctTCTTGGACCTGCGTTATTGCTCAAAGATCCTGCTTTGTCGAATGTAGTATTGCTCAAAAACCCTTTTATCCAGATCTTCTTGCAAAGAGGCCTTCAACCACCATCTGATATCATTCTGCTCAAATCAGAGAATGGGAAAACGAAAGTGAAAATCAGAGAAGGGAAAACGAAAGTGAAATTGACGAGTCACGTACATTACCTGATTCTGCCTCGCCGGCGGTAAGGAACTTCAAaatcttcttccacttcccctgtaccaaaaacaaaatccattttttagggtttgaacgaaaatgagagagagtgaAGAATTAAATTTCAGGTTAACCTCGCCGTCACCTGTCGCCGGTTGCCGTTCGCCGTTCACCGTTCGCCTAGGGTTTGAGCTTCGTTCCCCCAGggaagatggagaaggaagaaccgagagaaaccaaaaatggtTCGGGTCGGGTTTTGGAGAACAAGAGGGTGAGAGATGAAAGTGGGTTATATTATACCCATGTCCTTTTAACTGTTGGATTAATTTCATGCCAGATGTCCAAATCTGAGGTGGTGCTGGATGCTCTTGCTCCCGCCAcggcaggacaggagccaaatccgcTTCGGTTTGCTTAATATGTTTTTGGCTTTTTATGTGAACACGTGGACACAGAATTACGTGACACGTGGGAAGAAATATGTGGACAAGAAGGCAAAAGCTCCAAAAGGAATGCTCTACAGATCCTTACAAATTACGGGTTTCACACTTacatttggggaagaagatcagatcagatcagatcagTTCAGTTACagcaaaaaagagagaaaaatacaatatGGGTTCATTCCAATTTGCTGACCCTATTAAGCAGATGGTTTATGGATAGGGAGAAAGCATCTTGGAACCTCTGTAGCTGTGCATTTGAATCTCCATAAACCAACCCAGGTAATAGTTCGTACACTATGAACCTTCTCATCTCATCCCTCAGAGTTTTAGGAACCTCTTTCAGGTTCTCCACCACGTTCAGATTCATCTGCTTCAGCTGTTCTTTACCCATGAACACTGAATACTTCCCATGGTCTTCTGGTAAGTGCCACGGGTACTGGTAGAAAGCCGTGAATGGATCGAATAGCACCGGAATGCAACCTGCGATTAGAGAATCGAATACCGATTTCCGAGTGGGGCTGTCGCCCGGCGGTTGTAGGCAGAATTCTGACTCCATGAACAGCTCGATCAACGTCTCGGGTTTATTGCAACCGCCTGACTTGCAGTCGAGGAACCGACATGCTCCATCGGTTCTCGACGTACAATGATTGATCAATAGAGATCTTGTGTTATATGGGTCTTCAGGTCGTTCTGCCCCTGCAAATGTCACGAGGGTCTTCCGGCTCGAACTGATGATCTTCGATTGCCAGGCTATAATATCGTCGTCTGACTGAGGGTGGAAGTTCGTCGGATGTGGAATCCCAATGTCGTTGATCTCCCATGGTTGTCGCTCGATCAAGAGCTTTATAGGATTCTGCATCTGTTCTAGGTGCAGGAAACCAGTCCCCCAGGCTGCCTTGACTGTTCGACGGAAGTCCCAAGAGATCTTCCCCAACACAAAAACATGATCCTTCCCATTGTTTCGATCCCAAGATTTCTGTGTCCCAAGCCAATTCAGGAGCTCGAGCCCCAATGCATCCTTGACATCATCGGTAGTGTTTTTCTTGAAGTGCCACCTCAAGATATCCAGTCCTCCATAGTAAGGGACGTAGAAGAGCTTAGCTTCATCCGGATTGTAGACTCTGCAAGGGTGCTTCAACACCTTCGCATGTAGCATCGGTTCGAGCGAGTACTGATGGGTTCGGTACCAGCCCTTGCCGAGCGCCGGAATCGGCCGACCCATTGCCTCATTTTCCATATACTCACAGAAACTCGAACCCTCCCATGGCATCATATCTCCACAGTGACCGAGCAGGTCTTTGTTGAATTTAGAAGGAAGATCATACACAAAAACACCCCTTCCATCGCAAGCCTGATGATTCATGATGGAAGAACCAGATGCCCAAGAACGATGAATCTGTAGCTGTTCTTCGACTGCCTTAACTGCTTTCGCAATCGTGGTTTCTCTATCATCGTTACCACTGTTTTTGCTGTCATTGCCATTGCTCTGcgtacgttttttttttttatccgaaGAAAAGGGATGATGGAGTTGTAATTGCTCCTCTACTGCCTTAGCATTAGCAATCTTGGAATCTAAATCATCGTTGATTTGGTTGGCAGCACCAGCATTACTATCTTGGTTGCTACCGCTGCTGTAGTTGTCAATCCTGTCGTCCTTGGCTGACCCAGACGTAGACCAAGAATCATCGTGGATGCTGCCACTGGTAGTGGTGTTGATAGCATCAAAACTTGACCTTATAGCGTCAAAGACTTTACCACTCTCATTGTTACTGGTATGATTGAGGGGAATAGGGAGATGGAAGCTAGGATGGGTTCCTGCGGAGAGACAATAAAGATCGCTGAGTTTGCGAGAGGAGACGCAGACATGGAAGAAAGAACCAGACATTATGATGGATGAAGAAGACCATATGAAGAGAAATATGGAAAGCAGAAACAACATTGGAATCCGATAGAGCATCCCACATAAGATTGTGCTCATCAGTCCCACCTCTGCAACCTCTACTGGTTTCTTTCCATCTTTAACActtcctctcctctttgacACAGAAACTGCCATCTCTAACTTTGTTTCTCTCTTCGTCCCCCCaaccccttcccttcccttcctctcccttTAACAGATCTTGCCTCAGTACCTTGCTGGGTGTTATCTGCAACTCATGAATCCCTCCTTATACCAAGTGCTCTCACCAACCAACttatcaaagagagagagaagagagggaaagggcTCAACAGAGCATGGAAGCACGTAGTCACGTAGAGACAGATTTGTTTGCCTACACCAGTGCACGTCCCTTAACTGGTCTTATTTAAATACAGATTACGTAATTAGTATACTCTGTTTTGGGCGGCGTGGAAGCATCTGCGGTGTAGTTGGTAAATGCCCAAGAAACCAATCATCTGAATCATTGCCAATCATTTGAATCATTTCTTCTGCCACCACCATCCCACAACTTATATAAATCTAAATTCATCTTCGCGTGTGTTTATGaagaaaatttattatttaaaaattagAAGTCaatcctctatctctctctctctctattatttGCAGGTTATTCCTTCACATACACAGACAAATATActaagaacaacaacaacaaactcagctttatcccaacttaatgggatcggGGGTTCAGGATAAGaaatgacaaaaagaaaaaggacaaatgaaataaataaaggatGAAAGATAATAAGATGAAAGAGACATAACTCGCATATCTAGAGAATCTCACTTAAATGGAGTatgcaacatggatccttgtctTCCAATAGGCTCTGCCTATgatcatacttggtacaagacttgaactatgcatgtcctttctcaccacttctcttatggtcattttaggtctacccttAGCTCTTGTAGTTCTTTCaattggaatcatatcactccttttTACTTGGGCATCCCTAATCCTCCGTTTAATATGACTATActggagcttgtcattgatcggatTAACTCCCAAGTCCactcttatatgttcattcttgtttttatcttttatttgttgacataAGACAAATGAAATCAACAAATATGACTTTCTTAGAAGTATAACAGCTTCAATCTGGCTTACCAATATCCATTGCAGACAATACACATCAAGCAAACTTTTATGCGCTACAGgcttttgcttttttatttttggtaataagaaaatataaataGAGTTAAGATAACAAGTTAACAGTAGCCATCTGAGATACAAAATCATGCCTATTAGAAGAGGCAAAGTGAGAAATGAAGTTTGAAAGGAGAATCAACTTTGGATGAGGGATAATAGAAATTGGAATATTAGAAATCCTACTTGACAAATTCAAAAGTTGGGGAACTAAATGTCATGGCCACGTCACTTTGGGAGTGGGCCAAAGATCGAGCAGTTCCTTCCTTGTACACCAAATTTCTTCAATTGTCATATGCAATCGAGTTGCATGCTCCAATCCCTTCTCCAGACTAAGAATCTCAGATTCCAAGTCCTGGCCTATGTCTAAGAAACGTACAACGACCAAAACAATTTCTCCAAATTTCTAAGAATCTTAGTTCCTTGTACACCAAATTTCTCCAGTTGTCATATGCAATCGAGTTGCAAGCTCCAATCCCTTCTCCAGATTAAGAATCTCAGATTCCAAGTCCTGGCCTATGTTTAAGAAACCTACAACGACCAAAACAATTTGTCATTCTAATTGAATGTAGTATGTCCATCCCATTCTGCCTAGGAGTGAATTAGAGGATCCTACGCAACTCATAATAGAATAACTTAACATAGGTAAAGATTGTAGAATAGACGAAGGAAGTCTATGAGAATTATCTTGATTAGTTATTTCATCGGGCAAAACGAGAGCTTTTCTGCAGAATCCACATAGGGTCAGGTTTCTTAGACACCCTACTAATAAACACACACAAAAATTACTTGAGAAGCGATTTATCAAACTGTTTGGTATATTGTCCAAGTGAACTCCtaaatttatcatttatttCAACTTTCAACATTCAATCTTCAACCTTTCTTTCCCAGGGACCATACAAATTTGATGCGGATTTTTTATCTCTGAAATTGTCCCTGAAGTACTATTTATTTGTATAATCAAAATTTAGTTAATTAGAGCTCTCTCCGAGGATTACAATCTTCCGGACAAAAGGGTAGAATTCGAACTCTTCTCACCAGCATCTCAAAACATGGGATCGAAGTTTGAATTGGTCCTGTCGACAAGAATCGAtcccaagaaccctagaattacttttcaaatctaaaaattcagTGATTCTATAGTTTTTTCTGGCATGAATCAGCCCTGTCAAATCGGCCAGAATTGGAATTCTAGCATCTTAAACCATGGAATTGATCAATATAAGATCACCAATTGTCGATTTTTTTATACCACCCTCACGTCCTTTATCCAATTAGTTCGGCCTGCGCCACATGTCAACCACCCAATTACTAAATTGATCGATCTGCTGCGATCTTCATAAAATTTGATTCTAGTTTTATGCTGGAACCCTTACACGAACACAGCCTATCACCAACTCGGCCGGCTTACTACCTCCACTAACCATACATGTAGAAAAAGATGtatataaaaaaagggaaaaaggatgTCAACCGATTGCGCAGCGCACGCCGCCcatgcacccagacacagtgaAACGTAAAATGACCACTGCACCCCTTGGAAATACGAAAACGACAAAAGATGCACGATAATTTCACGTGCCCATGTCTGGACGCAGGGGCAGTGTGCTCTGCGCAACTGGGTGGTGTTCTttatcccataaaaaaaaagggactgATCGTAGTTGGCTAGGAATTAGGAAAATGGGAACCATTAACAGAGCAAACATCCCTCCCCTCCCAAAACCCAGCTTTTATTGGGCGGGAACCATTAATACAATCATCCATGGTGTAACATTTCAAAGTCCAATTGCTGATGTGATACCTGGTGTCTAAACCACAAGGGCAGATTGAGGAGAGGAATATATTTGAAGTACACAGTACTGCCCTCTTTAGCTCTAAACCAAGAAGACCCCCAGCTCACAAGACCATGAATGTTGAAAACCTTTAAAATATATGTACATAGGTGAAAAGCATGTCCAATTCCAACAATTTTTGATACAGTGGCTCAggaaacaaaaaacacaaactACTATTGCTACTATTATTCATTCCTGCATGCTATGGTACCAGCGGAATCTAAACCACCTTACAAcatacaacaaaaaagaaaacagggaGAAGCAAGATCCACAAATGCAGAATCTGGAAATCTCACCGAGAAATACAGATCCACCAATTTACAACATACTATCTGTTCTGGCAGGCAGCCGACGGAAGAAATTGACTGGCACTCCCGGCAACCTATGACGGAACCTTGGGTGCCTCATCAAGTAGAAGCCTGCAATAACAGCCACCACCTGGAAAGGCGTCACATACAACAATAGTGCAGCAATGAGACAGAATATCACAAAGAGTGCAGTGGCACGAGGATCCCGCCAACTCAGTAGGGCTTGCATCCGCTCCCCTTGTGTTGCAACATCTCCAACCACGGTCTGTATCCTCCCTGCCACACTTCTCAGCCTATCATACCTCATTCGCACGAGTTCTGCACCGCGGGATGTTGGGAAAGTGTCAAATTCTTCATCAAGCTCATCAGGGTGCACTGCCTCTGCATGAGAGATCTTCGTATTCATGTGTGGGGGATAGCGTGGCCGATACCGGTAGTTCCATATTCCTATCAGGAACATGTATAGGAACACTGTCGGAAGTATCAACTCAGGGAAGCATACGAGCATCACAAAGAGAACATGCACAAGCACTGTTGTTATAGGGTTCTTCCAGAAGCACACATCCCCAAACCATTTACCAACTGCAAACAAACCCGAGAATACTGACATTAGCCGGAAGAAGTTAGCCTTGCTGCGCCGCATGCTCCAGAGGTGTGAATCCACATCAGACATGTACTCAACCACCTCCTTCCGTAGAGGGGGCTCTGACCTGCTTAGCCGTGCTGCCACGATGGTCACAGCCTGGTGACGCAACATGTCGAGCTGTATCACTGTCAACGGCCTTATGTAGTGCATCTTTGGCAACAATGGGCGTGAGTATATGTGTAGCATGTTCATCAATGATGTGCATGAAAACCGTACAGCCAAATGCAGCTCTCCCATCTTCTTAACACCAGAAGGATGTAAGACTAGCAATGGGTAAGCATGCGTGTAAACACGGCCAGTCTCAAGCGTTGAGATACGTATCCTTACCTTCCCAATCTTCATGTCCCTGTGACCATTTGAACCTTTTTCCCCTAGCTGGGCATTGTCAAATACACCTACAGTAAGAACCGTAGCTGGATCATAAACCTCCCAGGTGTATTGCTCATTGTACTTCGGACTTAGGTTGT is drawn from Telopea speciosissima isolate NSW1024214 ecotype Mountain lineage chromosome 1, Tspe_v1, whole genome shotgun sequence and contains these coding sequences:
- the LOC122649117 gene encoding xyloglucan-specific galacturonosyltransferase 1-like, which encodes MAVSVSKRRGSVKDGKKPVEVAEVGLMSTILCGMLYRIPMLFLLSIFLFIWSSSSIIMSGSFFHVCVSSRKLSDLYCLSAGTHPSFHLPIPLNHTSNNESGKVFDAIRSSFDAINTTTSGSIHDDSWSTSGSAKDDRIDNYSSGSNQDSNAGAANQINDDLDSKIANAKAVEEQLQLHHPFSSDKKKKRTQSNGNDSKNSGNDDRETTIAKAVKAVEEQLQIHRSWASGSSIMNHQACDGRGVFVYDLPSKFNKDLLGHCGDMMPWEGSSFCEYMENEAMGRPIPALGKGWYRTHQYSLEPMLHAKVLKHPCRVYNPDEAKLFYVPYYGGLDILRWHFKKNTTDDVKDALGLELLNWLGTQKSWDRNNGKDHVFVLGKISWDFRRTVKAAWGTGFLHLEQMQNPIKLLIERQPWEINDIGIPHPTNFHPQSDDDIIAWQSKIISSSRKTLVTFAGAERPEDPYNTRSLLINHCTSRTDGACRFLDCKSGGCNKPETLIELFMESEFCLQPPGDSPTRKSVFDSLIAGCIPVLFDPFTAFYQYPWHLPEDHGKYSVFMGKEQLKQMNLNVVENLKEVPKTLRDEMRRFIVYELLPGLVYGDSNAQLQRFQDAFSLSINHLLNRVSKLE
- the LOC122649118 gene encoding probable phospholipid hydroperoxide glutathione peroxidase gives rise to the protein MASQSIKNYKSVHEFTVKDARGNDVDLSIYKGKVLLIVNVASQCGLTNSNYTELSQVYEKYKDKGLEILAFPCNQFGGQEPGTNDQIMEFACTRFKAEYPIFDKVDVNGDNAASIYKFLKSRKGGIFGGGIKWNFSKFLVDKDGNVVDRYAPTTSPLSIEKSIKKLLGVS